One window from the genome of Oncorhynchus gorbuscha isolate QuinsamMale2020 ecotype Even-year linkage group LG14, OgorEven_v1.0, whole genome shotgun sequence encodes:
- the LOC123994588 gene encoding inhibitor of growth protein 3-like — MLYLEDYLEMIEQLPMDLRDRFTEMREMDLQVQNAMDQLEQRVNEFFVNAKKNKPEWREEQMGVIKKDYYKALEDADEKVQLANQIYDLVDRHLRKLDQELAKFKMELEADNAGITEILERRSLEMDSPSQPVNNHHVHSHTTVEKRKYTTQPSHHTTEHVPEKKFKSEALLSTLTSDASKENTPGCRTNSTTSASNNVYSVNSSQPLASYNLSSLPPGPGAGAGAITMAAAQAVQATAQMKEGRRTSSLKASYEAIKNNDFQLGREFSLTSRDTTGAYSTSALANTLTQTLTSAGSAIASDSRGGRKTKGNTKSSNHQSSSSSSSSSLSSCSSSSALAQELSQQVSALPESETNNQVDWTYDPNEPRYCICNQVSYGEMVGCDNQDCPIEWFHYGCVGLTEAPKGKWYCPQCTTAMKRRGSRHK, encoded by the exons ATGCTGTACCTAGAGGATTACCTCGAGA TGATCGAGCAGCTACCCATGGATCTCCGCGACAGGTTTACGGAAATGAGAGAGATGGACCTGCAAGTTCAGA ATGCCATGGACCAGTTGGAGCAGAGGGTGAATGAGTTCTTTGTCAATGCAAAGAAGAACAAGCCAGAGTGGAGGGAAGAGCAGATGGGAGTCATCAAAAAG GATTATTATAAAGCATTGGAGGATGCAGATGAGAAAGTACAGCTGGCCAATCAGATTTATGATCTG GTGGACCGTCACCTGAGGAAGCTGGACCAGGAGCTTGCTAAGTTCAAGATGGAGCTGGAGGCTGACAATGCTGGCATCACTGAGATTCTGGAGAGAC GATCCCTAGAGATGGACAGCCCCTCTCAGCCTGTCAATAACCACCACGTCCACTCACACACCACCGTGGAGA agaggaaGTACACCACGCAGCCGAGCCACCACACTACAGAGCATGTCCCAGAGAAGAAGTTCAAATCTGAAGCCCTGCTCTCCACACTCACGTCAGACGCCTCCAAGGAGAACACACCGGGCTGTCGCACCAACAGCACGACGTCAGCCTCTAACAACGTGTACAGTGTGAACTCATCCCAGCCCCTGGCCTCCTACAACCTCAGCTCTCTGCCTCCTGGGCCCGGGGCTGGGGCAGGGGCCATCACCATGGCTGCAGCGCAGGCTGTACAGGCCACCGCACAG ATGAAGGAGGGCAGGAGGACTAGCAGTCTAAAGGCCAGCTACGAGGCCATTAAGAACAATGACTTCCAGCTGGGGAGGGAGTTCTCCCTGACCTCCCGGGATACCACGGGGGCCTACTCCACCTCCGCCCTGGCCAACACCCTCACCCAGACCCTCACCTCCGCCGGCTCAGCCATCGCCTCCGACTCCCGCGGCGGACGCAAGACCAA GGGCAACACCAAGTCTTCCAACCACCAGTCGTCGTCCTCCTCGTCGTCTTCGTCCCTGTCGTCGTGCTCCTCTTCTTCAGCCCTGGCCCAGGAGCTGTCGCAGCAGGTCTCGGCCCTCCCAGAGTCTGAGACcaacaaccaggtggactggacCTACGACCCCAATGAGCCCCGCTACTGCATCtgcaaccag GTGTCTTATGGAGAAATGGTGGGCTGTGATAATCAAGAC TGCCCCATCGAGTGGTTCCACTACGGCTGCGTGGGCCTAACAGAAGCCCCCAAGGGGAAGTGGTACTGCCCCCAGTGTACTACTGCCATGAAGAGGAGAGGCAGCAGGCACAAATAG